A single region of the Fusarium keratoplasticum isolate Fu6.1 chromosome 7, whole genome shotgun sequence genome encodes:
- a CDS encoding DUF3533 domain-containing protein encodes MSDNTIRQSSPEPTLHDDLGMSSPARQGINAPEWRQKRVMAVKVLMGVMVAILVVFLADLSYLFGASFKVNDRVSALNILVVDYDGGPIGESVSTAYQGLQSRKFPSLDFQSSSNYPDPEDVRHSVCKADYWGAVFVHKGASDRLAAAIEGGSAAQNYDPTDSVTFIYNSARYPTTASGYLVSNFQSLLGAMRGGYYRTKEGQAAFGNVNSSDPAAIQAYLNPIQGAPDVIRPTNQAARNLYNTINIVMAILGQFFYVLAMNGIFDSFGIHKSMRISHVYVMRFITGKVFSMLFAIVVTGYIWAFREDWGVNGGHWALTWLTFWLFMDTNFQVLESTINSFVPMALTPFFLLTWFMVNVSACIFPFELMSGFYRIGYAFPAHALWIVLIEVWSGCGNYLHIGLPVLFAWWVVGHVTAVFSIRKRCLAQAAAPQAAAATEGKEE; translated from the coding sequence ATGTCCGACAACACTATCCGGCAGTCCTCCCCTGAGCCAACACTACACGACGACTTGGGCATGTCAAGTCCTGCAAGACAGGGCATCAACGCGCCAGAATGGCGTCAGAAGAGGGTCATGGCCGTCAAGGTCCTGATGGGCGTCATGGTGGCCATCCTCGTTGTCTTCCTTGCCGACCTTTCATACCTTTTCGGTGCATCCTTCAAAGTAAATGATCGAGTATCGGCACTTAACATCCTCGTTGTTGATTACGATGGTGGCCCTATTGGAGAGTCAGTCTCAACTGCCTACCAAGGTCTGCAGAGCCGCAAATTCCCATCCCTCGACTTTCAATCGTCTTCCAACTACCCCGACCCTGAAGATGTGAGGCACAGCGTGTGCAAGGCCGATTACTGGGGAGCCGTCTTTGTCCACAAGGGCGCCTCTGACcgtcttgctgctgccatcgAAGGCGGCTCTGCAGCCCAGAACTACGACCCCACGGACAGTGTGACATTCATCTACAACAGCGCCAGATACCCAACCACAGCATCTGGATACCTCGTCTCCAACTTCCAATCCCTCCTCGGCGCCATGCGAGGTGGCTACTACCGAACAAAGGAAGGCCAAGCCGCCTTTGGCAACGTCAACAGCAGCGATCCCGCCGCCATCCAAGCCTACCTCAACCCCATTCAGGGAGCCCCCGACGTGATCCGTCCTACGAACCAAGCCGCGAGAAACCTCtacaacaccatcaacatcgtcatGGCTATTCTGGGCCAGTTCTTCTACGTTCTCGCCATGAACGGCATCTTTGACAGCTTTGGCATTCACAAGAGCATGCGCATCAGCCACGTCTACGTGATGCGATTCATCACCGGCAAGGTCTTTTCGATGCTGTTCGCCATCGTTGTTACTGGATATATCTGGGCTTTCCGTGAGGATTGGGGTGTCAACGGCGGACACTGGGCTCTCACGTGGTTGACGTTCTGGCTGTTTATGGATACCAACTTCCAAGTGCTGGAGTCGACTATAAACAGTTTTGTACCGATGGCGCTTACACCATTTTTCCTACTCACATGGTTCATGGTCAACGTCTCGGCCTGTATCTTCCCCTTCGAGCTTATGTCTGGATTCTACCGCATCGGATACGCATTCCCTGCTCACGCTCTTTGGATCGTTCTGATCGAAGTTTGGTCCGGATGCGGCAACTACCTGCACATCGGTCTTCCCGTTCTGTTTGCTTGGTGGGTGGTGGGACACGTCACGGCCGTGTTTAGCATCAGGAAGAGATGTCTGGCGCAGGCGGCGGCACcacaagctgctgctgccactgAGGGGAAGGAGGAGTAA
- a CDS encoding MFS domain-containing protein produces the protein MSDPNHVTEVSKTPSFQVDASKDAWTDLAEPQDTSRNIGFWEALTRHNKPADLDAIATERSVFDDPDLAQFYQPPPEYENFHRFDPSERWTYREEQAVRRKTDLKIFVWILVMFFGLNIDRGNLGNAAADNLLDDLNINTNDYNNAQNMYRVGFLIAEIPSQMVGKWLGPDRWIPVQIILWSLASGGQFFMHNRAGFFACRFFIGLFMGGFIPDSILYLSYFYKKTEMPIRLALFWFVDSMSGVVASFMAYGILHMRGVAGRAGWRWLFLLEALISLVIGVLSFLFLVPGPTQTKTWWNPAGYYTEREEKIIVNRVLRDDPSKSGMHNREPITAGMLWKSLKDYDLWPVYAIGILFEIPTSPPKTYLTLSLKALGFSTFNTTLLTIPATVFAAINMLWITFLTEKFHQIALFGLLAQLWVLPLLIVEYTSVQSLSHWAQYALAFLIIGQPSVHAAQVGWCSRLSNSVRTRAISAALYNITIQLSGIASSNIYREDDKPLYHRGNKNLVAITVGTIFAYAFAKGYYTYRNKSKRSKWNSLSTQEKANYLNNTNDQGNKRLDFFFDR, from the coding sequence ATGAGTGACCCAAATCATGTTACTGAGGTTTCCAAGACGCCATCTTTCCAAGTCGATGCTTCCAAAGATGCATGGACCGATCTAGCGGAACCTCAAGACACTAGCAGAAACATCGGCTTCTGGGAGGCACTGACTCGCCACAACAAACCTGCCgacctcgacgccatcgccacCGAGCGAAGCGTTTTTGACGATCCCGACCTCGCACAGTTTTATCAGCCGCCTCCCGAGTATGAGAACTTTCATCGCTTCGACCCAAGCGAGAGATGGACATATCGCGAGGAACAAGCTGTTCGGCGAAAGACGGACCTCAAGATTTTTGTCTGGATTCTTGTCATGTTCTTTGGTCTCAACATCGATCGAGGCAATCTCGGcaatgctgctgctgataatctgcttgatgatctcaacatcaacaccaacgactACAACAACGCGCAGAACATGTACCGTGTTGGCTTTCTTATTGCAGAAATTCCATCTCAGATGGTCGGCAAGTGGCTTGGCCCGGATCGCTGGATCCCTGTTCAAATCATCCTCTGGAGTCTTGCTTCTGGCGGACAATTCTTTATGCACAACCGCGCCGGCTTTTTCGCCTGTCGATTCTTTATTGGACTCTTCATGGGTGGTTTCATCCCTGATTCCATTCTGTACCTCTCTTACTTTTACAAAAAGACCGAGATGCCCATCCGCCTTGCTTTGTTCTGGTTTGTCGACTCTATGTCTGGAGTCGTTGCCTCATTTATGGCCTACGGCATCTTGCACATGCGTGGCGTTGCCGGCAGAGcaggttggcgatggctgtTTCTCTTGGAAGCCCTGATCAGTCTGGTCATCGGTGTCCtgagcttcctcttcctcgttcCCGGACCTACACAAACCAAGACGTGGTGGAACCCTGCAGGCTACTATACCGAACGCGAAGAGAAAATCATCGTCAATCGCGTCCTCCGTGACGATCCATCCAAGTCCGGAATGCACAACAGAGAGCCCATTACAGCTGGCATGCTTTGGAAGAGTCTCAAGGACTACGATCTCTGGCCTGTCTACGCCATTGGCATTCTCTTCGAGATTCCTACTTCGCCTCCAAAAACCTACCTCACTCTGTCTCTGAAGGCTCTTGGTTTTAGCACTTTCAATACGACCCTTCTCACAATTCCTGCGACAGTCTTTGCGGCTATCAATATGCTCTGGATCACATTCCTCACTGAGAAATTCCACCAGATCGCTTTGTTTGGTCTGCTTGCTCAACTCTGGGTCCTGCCTCTGCTGATCGTCGAGTACACCTCGGTACAAAGCCTGTCGCATTGGGCTCAATACGCCCTGGcattcctcatcatcggtcAGCCATCCGTCCACGCAGCTCAAGTCGGCTGGTGCTCTCGACTTTCCAACTCGGTCCGAACGCGAGCAATCAGCGCTGCTTTGTACAACATCACGATCCAATTGTCCGGAATTGCATCTTCCAACATTTACCGTGAGGACGATAAACCTCTCTACCACCGCGGAAATAAGAACTTGGTGGCTATCACTGTCGGAACAATCTTCGCGTATGCCTTTGCTAAGGGATACTATACCTACCGCAACAAGTCCAAGAGGAGCAAGTGGAATAGCCTGTCGACGCAGGAGAAGGCAAACTATCTCAACAACACGAATGATCAGGGCAATAAGCGCTTGGACTTTTTCTTTGATAGGTAA
- a CDS encoding Sulfatase domain-containing protein, with the protein MAAKNVLLLVADDLGKQLGCYGNPYTKTPNIDKLASEGVRFDNAFASTASCSGSRSTIYTGLHTHQNGQYGLNSGKHHFMTFDHIESGPALLAKNSVRTGIIGKVHVGPDAVYPWEWRAESLTRDVWWSAQRAKEFFEASQKDGRPFVLTVGYHDPHRDRTRGGFGNDEPVDDRIQSVKYRPEDIVVPEFLSDTPGARQELAEYAEAISRLDQGVGFILKELEIAGFAKDTLVIFMSDNGPPFMNSKTTLYDAGVRLPLIIRQPGSKSSVNTNLVSYVDILPTILDWTLGQASQEAKKQLSGRSFLQVLHEVKDLADWDHVFGSHTFHESTNYWPTRFIRTRLYKYHRNIAWRLDFPFANDIYGSLSWEDIRNAEESPKKIGQRKLKDYFFRPPEELYDLDNDPQEVTNLVKSPDHQEVLEELRGRLEDWQRRTNDPWLYRDGISILLNKHHLDAGLEVPDKWDLDIEHPETNRGDAPKYKNLPFGIAGARD; encoded by the coding sequence ATGGCGGCGAAGAATGTCCTGCTGCTGGTTGCTGACGACCTCGGCAAACAGCTGGGCTGCTACGGAAATCCCTACACCAAGACCCCAAACATCGACAAGCTTGCCTCCGAGGGTGTCAGGTTCGACAACGCCTTCGCCAGCACTGCTTCGTGCAGCGGAAGCCGCTCCACCATCTACACCGGGCTGCACACTCACCAAAACGGGCAATATGGCCTCAACAGTGGAAAACACCATTTCATGACTTTTGATCACATCGAGTCTGGTCCTGCCCTCCTGGCCAAAAACAGTGTCAGAACTGGTATCATTGGCAAAGTCCACGTCGGGCCCGATGCTGTTTATCCATGGGAATGGCGAGCTGAGAGTCTGACAAGGGACGTTTGGTGGTCTGCTCAGCGAGCCAAGGAATTCTTTGAGGCTTCTCAGAAAGATGGCAGACCATTTGTGTTGACCGTCGGATATCACGATCCTCATCGAGATCGCACTCGTGGGGGCTTTGGCAACGATGAGCCTGTCGATGATCGGATCCAAAGCGTTAAGTACCGGCCTGAGGATATCGTTGTTCCTGAGTTTCTATCGGATACCCCTGGAGCTAGACAGGAGCTGGCAGAATACGCCGAGGCTATTAGCCGCTTGGATCAGGGAGTCGGTTTTATACTCAAGGAACTGGAAATTGCTGGGTTCGCGAAGGATACACTTGTCATCTTTATGAGTGACAACGGACCTCCGTTTATGAACTCAAAGACGACTTTGTACGACGCAGGAGTTCGATTGCCACTTATCATACGGCAGCCAGGCTCGAAGTCTTCTGTCAACACAAACCTGGTGTCATATGTGGATATCCTACCTACCATCCTGGACTGGACTTTGGGCCAAGCTTCacaagaagccaagaagcagctaTCTGGCCGCTCGTTTCTTCAGGTCCTCCATGAAGTCAAGGATCTTGCCGATTGGGACCACGTCTTTGGATCTCACACCTTTCATGAATCAACCAACTACTGGCCCACTCGTTTCATCCGAACCCGTCTATACAAGTACCACCGCAACATTGCATGGAGATTGGATTTTCCATTCGCCAACGATATTTATGGATCTTTGAGTTGGGAAGATATTCGGAACGCAGAAGAGAGTCCAAAGAAGATTGGGCAGAGGAAGCTCAAAGACTACTTTTTCCGCCCACCTGAAGAACTTTATGACTTGGACAATGACCCTCAAGAAGTTACGAACCTAGTCAAGAGTCCTGACCACCAAGAGGTATTGGAAGAGCTGAGGGGCAGGCTAGAAGATTGGCAACGAAGGACAAATGACCCTTGGCTTTACCGGGACGGAATCTCAATTTTGCTGAACAAGCATCATCTTGATGCCGGTTTGGAAGTCCCAGATAAGTGGGATCTGGACATCGAGCATCCTGAGACAAACAGAGGTGATGCACCAAAGTACAAGAACTTGCCCTTTGGCATAGCTGGAGCTAGAGATTAG